A single region of the Sorghum bicolor cultivar BTx623 chromosome 9, Sorghum_bicolor_NCBIv3, whole genome shotgun sequence genome encodes:
- the LOC110430274 gene encoding uncharacterized protein LOC110430274 isoform X1, translating into MGPTAPQRTPSTGTAAGAAPALPRPASSSRPSLLAADVLRHRSGLHHAMPSPSSAPRPSAEHAALHWPRPGRRALARQKRRHLDRRAATKWIRDSTSSKLFSGERFGFASGHHCSVMSKLKPSFQR; encoded by the exons ATGGGGCCCACGGCACCACAGCGAACCCCTTCCACGGGCACGGCGGCGGGCGCCGCGCCGGCTCTGCCCCGTCCCGCGTCCTCCTCTCGACCGTCCCTGCTAGCCGCCGACGTTCTGCGTCACCGCTCTGGCCTCCACCACGCGATGCCAAGCCCGTCTTCCGCCCCGCGGCCGTCCGCCGAGCACGCCGCGCTGCATTGGCCGCGGCCCGGCCGGCGTGCACTGGCAAGGCAGAAGCGCCGCCACCTCGACAGGCGCGCGGCGACTAAGTGGATTCGAGACTCAACTTCAAGTAA GTTATTTTCAGGGGAGCGTTTTGGCTTCGCTTCTGGGCACCACTGCAGCGTGATGAGCAAGCTAAAGCCATCCTTTCAGCGATAA
- the LOC110430274 gene encoding uncharacterized protein LOC110430274 isoform X3 → MGPTAPQRTPSTGTAAGAAPALPRPASSSRPSLLAADVLRHRSGLHHAMPSPSSAPRPSAEHAALHWPRPGRRALARQKRRHLDRRAATKWIRDSTSS, encoded by the exons ATGGGGCCCACGGCACCACAGCGAACCCCTTCCACGGGCACGGCGGCGGGCGCCGCGCCGGCTCTGCCCCGTCCCGCGTCCTCCTCTCGACCGTCCCTGCTAGCCGCCGACGTTCTGCGTCACCGCTCTGGCCTCCACCACGCGATGCCAAGCCCGTCTTCCGCCCCGCGGCCGTCCGCCGAGCACGCCGCGCTGCATTGGCCGCGGCCCGGCCGGCGTGCACTGGCAAGGCAGAAGCGCCGCCACCTCGACAGGCGCGCGGCGACTAAGTGGATTCGAGACTCAACTTCAA GTTGA
- the LOC110430274 gene encoding uncharacterized protein LOC110430274 isoform X2: MGPTAPQRTPSTGTAAGAAPALPRPASSSRPSLLAADVLRHRSGLHHAMPSPSSAPRPSAEHAALHWPRPGRRALARQKRRHLDRRAATKWIRDSTSSYFQGSVLASLLGTTAA; this comes from the exons ATGGGGCCCACGGCACCACAGCGAACCCCTTCCACGGGCACGGCGGCGGGCGCCGCGCCGGCTCTGCCCCGTCCCGCGTCCTCCTCTCGACCGTCCCTGCTAGCCGCCGACGTTCTGCGTCACCGCTCTGGCCTCCACCACGCGATGCCAAGCCCGTCTTCCGCCCCGCGGCCGTCCGCCGAGCACGCCGCGCTGCATTGGCCGCGGCCCGGCCGGCGTGCACTGGCAAGGCAGAAGCGCCGCCACCTCGACAGGCGCGCGGCGACTAAGTGGATTCGAGACTCAACTTCAA GTTATTTTCAGGGGAGCGTTTTGGCTTCGCTTCTGGGCACCACTGCAGCGTGA
- the LOC110430273 gene encoding G-type lectin S-receptor-like serine/threonine-protein kinase At2g19130, which produces MPTLSALLFWLLLTFSSLHAPVSCSTATPNDDTLAVGESLAVGDKLISRNGKFALGFFQPGSAIISKYRTTTSTGWYLGIWYNMIPVFTTVWVANRDTPISDPVVNLTVLKISADGNLVISTQNATEPIIWATHVVNRTQTSIANTTAVLLNSGNFALMETSSNAVPLWQSFDYPTDVFLPGAKFGRNKVTGLNRQFTSNRSLIDPGLGSYNIELDTNGGMLLSSRSPYLVYWSWSGSSSAPKLLPLLITILDMNPLTKGLISAAFVDNNEEVYYTYTLLNESSLVYALLDISGQLKLIVWSQATQSWQTPYAQPAVPCTAYATCGPFTVCNSKADPFCNCMDNFSQKSPHDWELDDRTGGCTRNNPLVCNTKENTTTSSDMFQPITRVKLPYNPQSIEDATTGAKCAEACLSDCSCTAYSYNSSRCLIWHGELLNVNENDDIDNSSEDVLYLRLSAQDFHGVRKSKRKSIIGAVTAAVVISFGLLMLMLLSVILRNKFKCFGGQLYSSQDCGGGIVAFRYTDLSHATKNFSEMLGGGGFGSVFKGVLSDSTPIAVKRLDGARQGEKQFRAEVGSIGKIQHINLVKLIGFCSEGDKRLLVYEHMSNGSLDAHLFQSNSTVLSWSTRHQIAIGVARGLSYLHQSCCECIIHCDVKPENILLDSSYVPKIADFGMAAIVGRDFSRVLTTFRGTAGYLAPEWLSGVAITPKVDVYSFGMVLLEIISGRRNSPNQVYTSNSNHVDFFPVLAVSKLHEGDVTSLVDPQLNGDFNFEDAKRLCKVACWCIQDDECGRPTMGEVVQVLEGLQELLDMPPMPRLLAALTECSDAFSMYSNS; this is translated from the coding sequence ATGCCTACCCTCAGCGCATTACTCTTTTGGCTTCTCCTAACGTTCTCCTCCCTGCACGCTCCCGTTTCATGTTCCACTGCAACTCCAAATGATGATACTCTCGCGGTAGGCGAATCGCTTGCCGTTGGCGATAAGCTCATCTCCAGAAACGGCAAGTTCGCGCTCGGGTTCTTCCAGCCAGGCTCAGCCATCATCAGTAAGTACAGAACCACCACCTCCACTGGCTGGTACCTTGGCATATGGTACAATATGATCCCAGTCTTTACCACCGTATGGGTCGCTAACCGGGACACGCCAATCAGCGATCCTGTGGTCAACCTAACAGTGCTGAAAATCTCAGCAGATGGTAATCTTGTCATCTCAACCCAAAATGCCACTGAACCCATAATTTGGGCCACTCACGTTGTCAATAGGACACAAACAAGTATAGCAAACACTACCGCTGTTCTCTTGAACAGCGGGAACTTTGCCCTCATGGAAACCTCATCTAATGCAGTTCCGTTGTGGCAGAGCTTTGACTACCCAACAGATGTTTTTCTTCCTGGTGCCAAGTTTGGCCGGAATAAGGTCACTGGTCTGAATCGTCAGTTCACCTCAAACAGGAGCCTGATTGATCCGGGTCTTGGCTCATATAACATTGAACTTGACACCAATGGGGGAATGCTTCTAAGTAGCCGTAGCCCATACTTAGTGTATTGGTCTTGGTCAGGGAGTTCATCAGCCCCTAAACTTCTACCACTACTCATAACGATCTTGGACATGAATCCACTGACCAAAGGATTGATTAGCGCTGCATTTGTTGATAACAATGAAGAGGTATACTACACATACACGTTACTGAATGAATCATCTTTGGTATATGCGTTGCTAGACATCTCTGGTCAACTCAAGCTGATTGTTTGGTCGCAAGCCACACAATCTTGGCAAACACCATATGCCCAACCTGCTGTTCCCTGCACTGCTTATGCTACATGTGGACCTTTCACGGTCTGCAACAGCAAGGCGGACCCGTTCTGTAATTGTATGGATAACTTCTCTCAGAAATCACCTCATGATTGGGAACTTGATGACCGAACAGGTGGATGCACCAGAAATAACCCCTTAGTTTGTAATACGAAGGAAAACACAACAACTTCATCAGACATGTTCCAGCCCATAACCCGTGTTAAACTGCCCTATAACCCCCAGAGCATAGAAGATGCTACCACTGGGGCCAAATGCGCAGAGGCTTGTCTCAGTGACTGCTCCTGCACTGCTTATTCCTATAACAGTAGCAGATGCCTTATTTGGCATGGGGAATTGCTCAATGTAAATGAGAATGATGACATTGATAATTCCTCAGAAGATGTTCTTTACCTTCGCCTATCTGCACAAGATTTTCATGGCGTGAGAAAAAGCAAAAGAAAATCAATCATTGGAGCCGTTACTGCTGCAGTCGTTATTAGTTTTGGGTTGTTAATGCTCATGCTGCTGTCAGTGATTTTGAGGAACAAATTCAAGTGTTTTGGTGGACAGTTGTACAGCAGTCAAGATTGTGGTGGCGGAATTGTAGCCTTTAGATACACTGATTTAAGTCATGCTACTAAAAATTTCTCGGAAATGTTGGGAGGTGGTGGTTTTGGTTCTGTGTTCAAGGGGGTGTTAAGTGACTCGACTCCTATTGCAGTGAAAAGGCTTGATGGTGCTCGTCAGGGAGAGAAGCAATTCAGAGCTGAGGTGGGCTCGATTGGAAAGATCCAACATATTAACCTTGTCAAATTGATTGGTTTCTGCAGTGAAGGTGATAAGAGGCTACTTGTATATGAACACATGTCAAATGGGTCTCTTGATGCCCATCTATTTCAGAGCAATTCTACTGTCCTAAGTTGGAGCACTAGGCATCAAATAGCCATAGGAGTTGCAAGAGGATTGTCCTACTTGCATCAGAGTTGCTGTGAATGCATCATACACTGTGATGTTAAGCCAGAAAACATACTTCtggattcatcatatgttcctaAAATTGCAGACTTTGGGATGGCAGCAATTGTAGGAAGGGATTTTAGCCGAGTTCTGACCACATTTAGAGGAACCGCAGGGTATCTTGCCCCAGAGTGGCTTAGTGGTGTCGCTATTACACCAAAAGTTGATGTCTACAGCTTCGGTATGGTACTGCTGGAAATCATTTCAGGAAGGAGGAATTCACCTAATCAAGTATACACTAGCAACAGCAACCATGTTGATTTTTTCCCTGTACTAGCTGTCAGCAAGCTTCATGAGGGAGATGTGACCAGTTTGGTGGATCCACAATTAAATGGTGATTTTAATTTCGAAGACGCTAAAAGGCTTTGCAAAGTTGCATGTTGGTGCATCCAAGATGACGAGTGTGGTCGGCCAACAATGGGTGAAGTTGTCCAAGTTCTTGAGGGCTTACAAGAGCTTCTTGATATGCCTCCGATGCCAAGACTACTTGCAGCTCTAACTGAATGCTCTGATGCATTTTCAATGTATAGTAATTCATAA